A genomic segment from Halonatronomonas betaini encodes:
- a CDS encoding co-chaperone GroES produces MNLRPLNDRIVVEFVEEEEKKTESGIVLPDTAKKEKPQQGKVVAVGKGCEDGELESVKEGELVVFDKFAGTKVNLDGEEFVILSLEDVLAVIES; encoded by the coding sequence GTGAATCTTAGACCACTTAATGACAGAATTGTAGTTGAGTTTGTTGAAGAAGAGGAAAAGAAGACTGAAAGTGGTATCGTTCTTCCAGATACTGCCAAGAAAGAAAAGCCTCAACAGGGTAAAGTAGTAGCAGTTGGAAAAGGCTGTGAAGATGGAGAATTAGAAAGTGTTAAGGAAGGCGAGCTTGTTGTTTTTGATAAGTTTGCTGGTACAAAAGTAAATCTAGATGGTGAAGAATTTGTAATACTCAGCCTGGAAGATGTCCTGGCTGTAATTGAATCATAA
- the groL gene encoding chaperonin GroEL (60 kDa chaperone family; promotes refolding of misfolded polypeptides especially under stressful conditions; forms two stacked rings of heptamers to form a barrel-shaped 14mer; ends can be capped by GroES; misfolded proteins enter the barrel where they are refolded when GroES binds) has product MAKDLKFGEDARRALERGVDLLARSVKITLGPKGRNVVLEKSFGSPTITNDGVSIAREVEVKNRYENMGVQAVKEVATKTNDVAGDGTTTATVLAEAIFKEGLKNVAAGANPMLLKRGIEKAVSRLTDEIANISRPVEGKEAVSQIAAISAADEEIGELIAEAMEKVGQDGVISVEESKSMGTSLDVVEGMQFDRGYLSPYMVTDTETMEASLEDPYILITDKKISNIQDILPLLEKVAQSGKALLIIAEEVEGEALATLVVNKIRGTFNCVAVKAPGFGDRRKQQLEDLAVLTGGQVITEDLGLKLENADISMLGQANKVTITKDDTTIVEGNGNKEDIQSRIARLRKQIENSSSDFDREKLEERLAKLAGGVAVIKVGAATETELKEKKHRIEDALSATRAAVEEGLVPGGGATFIEAIKALDDVKLEGDEATGVDIVRKALEAPVKMIASNAGYEGSVIVEKLKDAQAGKGFNAMTGEFVNMIEAGIIDPAKVTRSALQNAASAAAMLLTTECLIADRSDDDDDGSSGGGMPGGMGGMPGGMGGMGGMGGMM; this is encoded by the coding sequence ATGGCTAAAGATTTAAAGTTCGGCGAAGATGCAAGAAGAGCTTTAGAGCGTGGCGTTGATTTATTAGCCCGTTCAGTTAAAATTACATTAGGTCCAAAGGGTAGAAATGTTGTTTTAGAAAAGAGTTTCGGTTCTCCAACAATTACTAATGATGGTGTTAGTATTGCTAGAGAAGTTGAAGTTAAAAACCGTTATGAAAATATGGGAGTTCAGGCTGTTAAAGAAGTAGCTACTAAAACTAATGATGTTGCTGGTGACGGTACAACAACAGCCACTGTTTTAGCAGAAGCTATCTTTAAAGAAGGCCTTAAAAATGTTGCTGCTGGCGCAAACCCAATGCTTCTTAAGAGAGGTATTGAAAAGGCAGTTTCCCGTTTAACCGATGAAATTGCTAACATAAGCAGACCGGTTGAAGGTAAAGAGGCTGTTTCTCAGATTGCTGCTATTTCAGCTGCCGATGAAGAAATTGGTGAGTTAATAGCTGAAGCCATGGAAAAAGTTGGTCAGGATGGAGTAATCTCTGTTGAAGAATCAAAGAGTATGGGAACATCTTTAGATGTTGTTGAAGGTATGCAGTTTGATCGCGGCTACCTATCACCATATATGGTAACTGATACTGAAACTATGGAAGCTTCTTTAGAAGATCCATATATTTTAATTACTGATAAGAAGATTTCTAATATCCAGGATATCCTACCTTTATTAGAAAAAGTTGCTCAGTCAGGCAAAGCATTATTAATAATTGCTGAAGAGGTTGAAGGTGAAGCACTTGCAACTCTAGTTGTTAATAAGATTAGAGGAACATTTAACTGTGTTGCTGTTAAAGCACCTGGATTTGGCGATAGAAGAAAGCAGCAGCTTGAAGACCTTGCTGTCTTGACTGGCGGTCAGGTTATTACTGAAGATCTTGGCCTTAAGCTTGAAAACGCTGACATTAGCATGCTTGGTCAGGCTAATAAAGTTACAATTACTAAAGATGATACAACAATTGTCGAAGGTAATGGCAATAAAGAAGATATTCAGAGCAGAATTGCCCGTCTAAGAAAGCAGATTGAAAATAGTTCTTCAGACTTTGATAGAGAAAAGTTAGAAGAGCGCCTTGCTAAATTAGCCGGCGGTGTTGCTGTAATTAAAGTCGGTGCTGCTACTGAAACAGAGCTCAAGGAGAAGAAACATCGTATTGAAGATGCTCTATCTGCAACTAGAGCAGCTGTTGAAGAAGGTCTTGTCCCTGGCGGTGGCGCAACCTTTATTGAAGCCATTAAAGCTCTCGATGATGTAAAGCTTGAAGGCGATGAAGCTACTGGTGTAGATATTGTAAGAAAAGCACTGGAAGCTCCTGTTAAAATGATTGCAAGCAATGCAGGTTATGAAGGTTCAGTAATTGTTGAAAAACTTAAAGATGCTCAGGCCGGTAAAGGCTTTAACGCTATGACTGGAGAGTTTGTTAATATGATTGAAGCTGGTATTATTGATCCAGCCAAAGTTACCCGTTCAGCTCTTCAGAATGCAGCAAGTGCAGCAGCTATGTTATTAACAACTGAATGCTTGATTGCTGATAGAAGTGATGATGACGATGATGGCTCATCCGGAGGCGGAATGCCTGGCGGAATGGGCGGAATGCCCGGTGGAATGGGCGGAATGGGTGGCATGGGCGGTATGATGTAA
- the guaA gene encoding glutamine-hydrolyzing GMP synthase has product MKGNKILVVDFGGQYARMIARRIRDLGVYAEVVTNDFEISKFAKEDVIGIIFSGGPASTIAEDAPMIDPEIFKIEKPILGICYGMQLIAKFLPGGGVKPSDKKEFGRAQLELLDKDDKLFSVLDYFTVDNKLSVWMSHGDSVVELPTGFKKLASTENTPIAAFGSSELSIYGVQFHPEVEHTTGGKELLKRFVFAICDAEKNWTLEEIVDEKVAEIRNLVQEDSNVVLGLSGGVDSSVAAALIDKAIGSRLHCIFVDHGLLRYKESEQVQKYFSENFSINLHAVDAVDRFLEELKGVTDPEEKRKIIGHEFIKVFEDKAIEIDGVTHLAQGTIYSDVIESGDSKNSVTIKSHHNVGGLPDEMELKLLEPLRDLFKDEVREIGSLLGLPDELVWRQPFPGPGLGIRIIGDITAEKLDILRKADYIFREELSKSDVADKVWQSFAVLPDIKSVGVMGDERTYGYPIILRAVSSIDAMTADWVRIPGETLDLISRRIVNEVEKVNRVAYDITSKPPATIEWE; this is encoded by the coding sequence ATGAAAGGTAATAAAATTTTAGTTGTTGATTTTGGCGGTCAATATGCCAGAATGATTGCCAGAAGAATCAGGGATTTGGGGGTTTATGCAGAAGTTGTAACTAATGATTTTGAGATTTCAAAATTTGCTAAAGAAGATGTCATTGGGATTATTTTTTCTGGAGGACCAGCCAGCACAATTGCAGAAGATGCTCCAATGATAGATCCAGAAATTTTTAAGATTGAAAAGCCGATTTTAGGAATCTGTTATGGAATGCAGTTGATTGCAAAGTTTTTGCCTGGTGGTGGAGTAAAACCAAGTGATAAAAAGGAGTTTGGGAGAGCTCAACTTGAACTATTAGATAAAGATGATAAGCTATTTTCAGTTCTAGATTATTTTACTGTTGATAACAAATTATCTGTCTGGATGTCCCATGGCGATAGTGTAGTTGAGTTGCCAACTGGTTTTAAAAAGTTAGCCAGTACTGAAAATACTCCAATTGCAGCATTTGGTTCATCAGAATTAAGTATTTATGGAGTTCAGTTTCATCCAGAAGTTGAGCACACCACTGGAGGCAAAGAGCTGTTAAAGAGATTTGTCTTTGCTATCTGTGATGCTGAAAAAAATTGGACTTTAGAAGAGATTGTAGATGAGAAAGTTGCTGAGATCAGAAATTTAGTTCAAGAAGATTCAAATGTTGTTTTAGGTTTATCTGGAGGAGTTGATTCTTCAGTAGCCGCTGCCCTGATTGATAAGGCAATTGGATCGAGACTACATTGTATTTTTGTTGATCATGGTTTATTAAGATATAAAGAGAGTGAGCAGGTACAGAAATATTTTTCAGAAAATTTTTCAATAAATCTTCATGCTGTTGATGCTGTTGATAGATTTTTAGAAGAATTAAAAGGTGTTACTGATCCTGAAGAGAAGAGAAAGATAATTGGTCATGAATTTATTAAAGTTTTTGAAGACAAGGCAATTGAAATTGATGGGGTTACCCATCTTGCTCAGGGAACAATTTACTCAGATGTTATTGAGAGTGGAGATAGCAAGAATTCTGTAACTATTAAATCTCATCATAATGTTGGTGGCCTGCCTGATGAGATGGAGTTAAAGTTGTTAGAGCCATTGAGGGACCTTTTTAAAGATGAAGTAAGAGAGATTGGATCTCTGCTTGGTTTGCCTGATGAATTGGTCTGGAGACAACCTTTTCCAGGTCCTGGGCTTGGGATAAGAATTATTGGAGATATAACTGCTGAAAAACTGGATATTTTAAGAAAGGCAGATTATATTTTTAGAGAAGAGTTATCAAAATCTGATGTTGCTGATAAAGTCTGGCAATCCTTTGCAGTACTGCCAGATATCAAGAGTGTTGGTGTAATGGGAGATGAAAGAACCTATGGTTATCCGATTATATTAAGGGCTGTTTCAAGCATTGATGCTATGACAGCTGACTGGGTAAGAATTCCTGGAGAAACTCTTGATTTGATTTCAAGAAGAATTGTCAATGAGGTGGAAAAGGTGAATAGAGTTGCTTATGATATAACCTCTAAACCACCTGCAACAATAGAATGGGAATAA
- a CDS encoding YerC/YecD family TrpR-related protein — MAKDIKNEFTEQFFEAILKLENIEECYDFFQDVATVGEIQAMAQRLEVARMLKDGVTYEDIVAETGVSTATISRVKRALEYGEDGYEMVLKRLGK; from the coding sequence ATGGCTAAAGATATTAAAAATGAATTTACTGAGCAGTTTTTTGAAGCAATTTTAAAACTGGAAAATATTGAGGAATGCTATGACTTCTTTCAGGATGTAGCAACAGTTGGTGAAATTCAGGCTATGGCACAGCGGCTTGAAGTTGCAAGAATGCTAAAAGATGGTGTAACTTATGAGGATATTGTGGCTGAAACCGGGGTAAGTACTGCTACAATTAGTAGGGTCAAGCGAGCCTTAGAATATGGCGAAGACGGATATGAAATGGTTTTAAAGAGATTAGGCAAGTAA
- a CDS encoding PTS transporter subunit IIC, with translation MLRILKKVQQYLVKVLNGMALGLFSSLIIGLIISQVGELLNIDMLIQFGEIAQLLMGPAIGVGIAYSLELKGLGLYSSLVTGALGAGTIVLVNNSAAIQIGEPVGALLAAVIGAEIAKRVTGKTPVDIVLVPATTIIAGGIASSIFGPWLISFSYWLGQTVNLATTLQPLPMGIAVSVIMGVFLTLPVSSAALAISLGLEGLAAGAATVGCSAQMIGFAVISFKDNGIGGLIAQGLGTSMLQIPNILKKPLIWIPPIITSAILGPIATVIFKMENSRIGAGMGTSGLVGQVATLETMGSNALIPILLLHFFLPAIISFLIYKVMARNGLIKSGDLKLTKEAN, from the coding sequence ATGCTAAGAATACTAAAAAAAGTTCAGCAGTATTTAGTTAAAGTGCTAAATGGTATGGCTCTGGGTTTATTTTCTTCATTGATTATAGGTTTAATTATAAGTCAGGTTGGAGAATTATTGAACATCGATATGCTGATCCAATTTGGAGAGATTGCTCAGTTGTTAATGGGACCAGCAATCGGTGTTGGAATAGCTTATAGTCTGGAATTAAAAGGTCTAGGTTTATATTCTTCTTTAGTAACAGGTGCTTTAGGTGCAGGGACAATTGTTCTTGTTAATAACTCAGCAGCTATTCAAATTGGGGAACCTGTTGGAGCATTATTAGCAGCAGTTATCGGAGCAGAAATAGCTAAAAGGGTAACTGGTAAGACGCCGGTTGATATTGTATTGGTTCCAGCCACTACAATAATTGCCGGTGGTATTGCCAGTTCTATTTTTGGACCATGGTTGATAAGTTTTTCCTATTGGCTTGGACAGACTGTGAATCTGGCAACTACCCTCCAGCCTCTACCAATGGGTATTGCTGTATCAGTAATAATGGGGGTATTTTTAACTCTACCAGTTTCAAGTGCTGCTCTGGCAATTTCATTAGGCCTTGAAGGATTGGCAGCTGGAGCTGCCACAGTCGGTTGTTCTGCTCAGATGATAGGTTTTGCTGTTATAAGTTTTAAAGATAATGGTATTGGGGGGTTAATAGCTCAGGGACTGGGGACTTCTATGCTGCAAATACCGAATATATTGAAGAAACCATTAATCTGGATACCCCCAATAATTACATCAGCTATTTTAGGGCCAATAGCTACAGTTATATTTAAAATGGAAAATAGCAGAATAGGAGCAGGTATGGGGACTAGCGGCCTTGTTGGTCAGGTAGCTACTCTTGAAACTATGGGTAGTAATGCTCTAATTCCTATTTTATTGCTCCATTTTTTTCTGCCTGCAATTATTTCGTTTTTAATTTATAAAGTGATGGCTAGGAATGGTTTGATTAAATCTGGAGATCTTAAATTGACTAAGGAGGCCAATTAA
- a CDS encoding NAD(P)/FAD-dependent oxidoreductase, with translation MVEEYDVVIVGTGPTGIFTAMKIVEEKPALNILMIEKGSDIDNRVCPMKSYPGSGKGCQECVSCAIVSGWGGAGAFSDGKLSLSADIGGNLEEYIGREELERMIKIADDIYLEFDAPERIFGPEDNEIQKFKDEAIRAGLKFIPARLRHLGTGHTKKVLSKMKDYLVEKGVEIRFKTKATSILVDENEKVKGIELKDGTKISTNYVSVAPGRENASWLTEEVKRLNISTSLNPVDIGVRVETPAAIAEPLTDKLYESKLIYQTPSFDDKVRTFCMSPYGEVVSENNQGLITVNGHSHADIKTENTNFALLVSKTFTEPFKEPITYGRAIAKLANLLGGGVLVQRLGDLLNGRRSTPTRMSRGLVDPTLKDATPGDLSLVLPHRHLTGIIEMLEALDELAPGMYSRDTLLYGVEVKFYSSRLEVTPNLETKIKNLFTGGDGAGITRGLMQASVAGLIIGREIISRQG, from the coding sequence ATGGTTGAAGAATATGATGTTGTAATAGTTGGAACTGGACCTACTGGAATTTTTACTGCAATGAAAATTGTGGAAGAAAAACCGGCTTTAAATATTTTAATGATTGAAAAGGGTTCAGATATTGATAATAGAGTCTGTCCTATGAAATCTTATCCTGGTAGTGGAAAGGGATGTCAGGAATGTGTCTCCTGTGCGATTGTTTCTGGCTGGGGTGGAGCAGGTGCATTTAGTGATGGCAAATTATCTCTATCTGCAGATATCGGCGGAAATTTAGAAGAGTATATTGGCAGAGAAGAACTTGAACGGATGATTAAGATAGCTGATGATATTTATTTAGAATTTGATGCCCCTGAAAGGATTTTTGGTCCTGAAGATAATGAAATCCAGAAATTCAAGGATGAGGCTATTAGAGCAGGTCTTAAGTTTATACCTGCTAGATTGCGTCATTTAGGAACTGGACATACAAAAAAGGTTTTAAGTAAGATGAAAGATTACCTGGTTGAAAAGGGAGTTGAAATCAGGTTTAAGACAAAAGCGACTTCAATTTTAGTTGACGAAAATGAAAAAGTAAAGGGCATTGAGTTAAAAGATGGCACTAAAATATCAACTAATTATGTTAGTGTGGCTCCAGGAAGAGAGAATGCCAGCTGGCTTACAGAAGAAGTTAAGAGGCTTAATATTAGCACCAGTTTAAATCCTGTTGATATTGGTGTTAGAGTAGAAACTCCAGCTGCAATAGCTGAACCTCTCACTGATAAATTATATGAATCGAAATTGATTTATCAGACTCCGAGTTTTGATGATAAGGTCAGGACATTCTGCATGTCGCCTTATGGTGAAGTTGTTAGTGAGAATAATCAGGGTTTAATAACTGTAAATGGTCACAGTCATGCTGATATAAAGACTGAAAATACTAATTTTGCTTTATTGGTTAGCAAGACATTTACCGAGCCTTTTAAAGAACCGATTACTTATGGAAGAGCTATTGCCAAATTAGCTAATTTATTAGGTGGAGGAGTACTGGTTCAGCGTTTAGGAGACCTGTTAAATGGTAGAAGATCTACACCGACAAGAATGAGTAGAGGTCTGGTTGACCCGACCTTAAAAGATGCGACTCCTGGAGACTTAAGCCTGGTCTTGCCTCATAGACATTTAACTGGTATTATTGAAATGTTAGAGGCTCTAGATGAACTGGCACCTGGCATGTATTCAAGAGATACATTATTATATGGTGTTGAAGTTAAGTTTTATTCTTCAAGATTAGAAGTAACTCCAAACCTTGAAACAAAAATTAAGAATCTGTTTACTGGTGGCGATGGTGCAGGTATTACAAGAGGGCTTATGCAGGCTTCAGTAGCAGGATTGATAATAGGACGGGAGATTATTTCCAGACAAGGTTGA